The segment gggCATTGGAGGGCCGCTGCTTCCGTGGTTTAAAACGTATCTGTCGAACCGTTCTATTAACGTGTCTATCAATGGGTTTACATCACCGGTTTTCACCGCTTTTTCTGGAgccccacaaggtagccatctcgggcTGTTGgtctttcttatttatttctACGAAGTCAACTTAATGCTCAAAGGTCCTCGGCTTATGCTCACCGACGACCTGAAACTGTTTTCGAGAGGTAACGATTCATCGGACACTCGCACTCCAAGAGCAACTGTTGATATTCGCCGGATGGTGCAAACACAATCGCTTGGTACTAAACCCCGACAAATGTGAAGTGATAACGTTCTCGAGAAAGCTGAATCCTACAATATTCGATTATCGATTATCAAGCGTACCCTTACGCCATGTAGATTGCGTCAAGAATCTTGGGGTAATGCTGGATTCTAAACTGACTTTCAAACAGCATGTTATCGATAAGGCTTGAAGAAACTAGGGATTCATTATGCGTatcgccaaaaacttcaatgatatttattgtttgaaatcacTCTTCTGTGCGTTGGTTCGCTCCAACCTCGAGTATTGCACACCCGTGTAGAgcccgtattaccaaaacggtgTCAGTCGAGTAGAGACGGTGCAATGGAGGATCATCCGCTTTGCCCTccgtatcagcatttgtggctcgagcagcactatgaaaacccctgcatgcaaatgtttacgccaattggttcagtagtttccgagagatcattttatctatccaacgaaacataaattgttcagtttcgttcagtagttttttagtagttattaggtaccatttgaaatctttcattcaaacgttacacttttattttcgttttcacaaagtgctgcccagtatagtaaacaaagacgtgaTTACGAACCTCGTTGaatgctgtaaaaacaataaTTCTTCTTTCAGGTGTGGGCAAATCATGCCTTTTGCTTCAATTCACCGATAAGCGCTTCCAACCCGTACATGACCTGACGATCGGTGTTGAATTTGGTGCACGAATGATCACGATCGACGGCAAACAGATAAAGCTTCAAATTTGGGACACTGCTGGACAGGAAGCGTTCCGTTCGATAACCCGGTCATACTACCGTGGCGCAGCCGGAGCTTTACTGGTCTACGACATCACACGGCGCGAGACGTTTAACCATCTGACAACTTGGCTGGAGGATGCACGACAGCACTCGAATTCTAACATGGTGATTATGCTGATTGGAAATAAAAGGTAACGAGAGTTGTTTTTAACGACCATTGCATGGATTGCTCATCTCACGTTTTAATAATGTTTAGCGATTTGGATTCCCGTCGCGAGGTTAAGAAGGAAGAAGGTGAGGCATTTGCCCGTGAACACGGCCTCGTATTCATGGAGACTTCAGCTCGCACAGCGGCAAACGTAGAGGAAGCTTTTATTAACACTGCTAAAGAAATTTACGAAAAAATTCAGGAGGGTGTATTCGACATTAATAACGAGGTACGTTCCTTTTGTTTTCTATCTGCTAGTTTTAAAAAACGTTTTTCATTTTAggctaacggaatcaaaattggtCAGCAACACTCACCAACCAACCCATCTCTAGGTAGTGGAAATAATCCTGGTGGCCAATCGAATAGCGGATGCTGTTAAAATGATTTTGTCTGATGATAAAATCCAAGCCTCCCAATACATATATTGCTGCATCGTTCTGCTCCGCTCCTAATTCGGTTTTTGCGTACGAACAATTCAGATCATATACCCAAAATGGAACAAATGTGAATGCACGAACTGCACCCGAAAGCCGAATCCTAGGGTTGGCAAAGCAGACCTAATATATAATTATGAGTCAAATTTATGTCTGCATGCGGGACGTGAATTGTGAATGTTGTaaaataaaacatattttttattaattttagtaATCTATACGCTAATCTAATAGAAGTAAAAGACCAGgcaaatttaaagatgat is part of the Sabethes cyaneus chromosome 2, idSabCyanKW18_F2, whole genome shotgun sequence genome and harbors:
- the LOC128738642 gene encoding ras-related protein Rab-2A, producing MSYAYLFKYIIIGDTGVGKSCLLLQFTDKRFQPVHDLTIGVEFGARMITIDGKQIKLQIWDTAGQEAFRSITRSYYRGAAGALLVYDITRRETFNHLTTWLEDARQHSNSNMVIMLIGNKSDLDSRREVKKEEGEAFAREHGLVFMETSARTAANVEEAFINTAKEIYEKIQEGVFDINNEANGIKIGQQHSPTNPSLGSGNNPGGQSNSGCC